In Procambarus clarkii isolate CNS0578487 chromosome 36, FALCON_Pclarkii_2.0, whole genome shotgun sequence, one DNA window encodes the following:
- the LOC123756281 gene encoding glutamate receptor ionotropic, kainate 2-like → MRGVVWFVTLGVCWDLAGRLQDGRLTHALDNLSRLNATTAATTTTTTAATTTTTTTTITLQLLNRVLSSVVEEDPSHQDLGGQQIPFAITNYPPFLEVVKPAVAGGGGGVEAKGMSWELMLTLARYFNFTPVPLLVEDNMVGLRDPGGKWRGVIDLLHRKVAEVTLLPVTVTKHREEVLDFSLLLGTTTFGFLVKRPYDTPKTDALLKPFTYQVWWMILVATVAMGPLMYSLIIMRKKVCEKDTVLNRVFPLDECMWFVYGSMMRQGTELKPISDSSRILFATWWLFITIVTSFYTANLTAFLTFNGLQLHITRVEDLRKHHVTWLAFRDGALVEVISTHPKLQILRDLQAEGRGRFIDSRAEAVSLVRTNDYVYIDDMQVLDHLMQEDFKTQRRVGAKETCSFYSTPLASGDDVDFVFWFGYGFRKGSDLTPLFNGFFRRLAFFGILNFLHDNVTSNSPICTMPKGFKDRSLQNKDFYTTYVLGAIGIVLAAGALGCECLVRRARRCRHDQDDLDADYPTTHLPDNVPSILGVESIGVKHDPIWGSANLPPLPDTRARTPFHVRYPQYSHGRHGQASDAAFVRP, encoded by the exons caACTaccgcagccaccaccaccaccaccaccgccgccaccacaactaccaccaccacaaccatcactctcCAGTTGCTCAACCGTGTCTTATCGAGCGTCGTGGAGGAGGACCCGTCACATCAAGATCTGGGAGGACAACAAATTCCTTTCGCTATCACTAAT taCCCGCCCTTCCTGGAGGTGGTGAAGCCAGCagttgcaggaggaggaggaggtgtggaGGCCAAGGGCATGAGCTGGGAGTTGATGCTCACCCTGGCCAGGTACTTCAACTTCACCCCCGTGCCCCTGCTGGTCGAGGACAACATGGTGGGCCTCAGGGACCCAGGAGGCAAGTGGCGTGGAGTCATCGATCTTCTTCATCGTAAG gtagCCGAGGTGACGCTGCTACCGGTGACAGTGACCAAGCACCGGGAGGAGGTGCTGGACTTCTCCCTCCTGCTGGGGACCACCACCTTCGGCTTCCTGGTCAAGCGCCCCTACGACACGCCCAAGACCGACGCCCTTCTCAAGCCCTTCACCTACCAG GTGTGGTGGATGATCCTGGTGGCCACGGTGGCTATGGGTCCCCTCATGTACTCTCTTATCATCATGCGCAAGAAGGTCTGCGAGAAGGACACCGTCTTGAACCGCGTCTTCCCTCTTGACGAGTGTATGTGGTTCGTCTACGGCTCCATGATGAGGCAGGGCACGGAGCTGAAGCCCATCTCTG ACTCCTCCCGGATTCTCTTCGCGACGTGGTGGCTCTTCATCACTATCGTCACCTCCTTCTACACCGCCAATCTCACTGCCTTCCTCACCTTCAACGGGCTCCAGCTCCACATCACCAGGGTCGAGGACCTCAGGAAGCACCACGTCACCTGGCTGGCCTTCAGGGACGGCGCCCTCGTCGAGGTTATCTCG ACTCACCCGAAGCTGCAGATCTTACGAGACCTTCAGGCAGAGGGGCGGGGCCGCTTCATCGACTCCAGGGCCGAGGCTGTCTCTCTGGTCAGGACCAACG ATTACGTCTACATCGACGACATGCAGGTTCTGGACCACCTCATGCAGGAGGACTTCAAGACGCAGCGACGTGTGGGAGCCAAGGAGACGTGCAGCTTCTACTCCACGCCCCTGGCGAGCGGCGACGACGTCGACTTCGTCTTCTGGTTCGGGTACGGCTTCCGCAAGGGCAGCGACCTGACCCCGCTCTTCAACGGCTT CTTCCGACGACTGGCGTTCTTCGGGATCCTGAACTTCCTCCACGACAACGTGACCTCCAACAGCCCCATCTGCACCATGCCTAAGGGCTTCAAGGACCGCAGCCTCCAGAACAAGGACTTCTACACCACCTACGTCTTGGGAGCCATTGGCATCGTCTTGGCTGCGGGCGCTCTGGGCTGTGAGTGTCTGGTGAG GAGAGCGAGACGGTGCAGACACGACCAGGACGACCTTGATGCCGACTACCCGACTACACATCTCCCGGACAATGTTCCTTCGATACTGGGCGTGGAGTCGATCGGGGTGAAGCACGACCCCATCTGGGGCAGTGCCAACCTGCCGCCCCTTCCAGATACCAGGGCCAGGACCCCCTTCCACGTCAGGTACCCGCAGTACAGCCACGGGAGGCACGGCCAGGCCAGCGACGCCGCTTTCGTCAGG CCGTAG